The proteins below are encoded in one region of Lactuca sativa cultivar Salinas chromosome 3, Lsat_Salinas_v11, whole genome shotgun sequence:
- the LOC111885699 gene encoding uncharacterized protein LOC111885699 → MARSFWGNSSFMHAFSPSHGASGGILVIWDVDLISQNRVSIHDGFVAIEAVWVRSGSGTPITVLWRVVKRKNLQDLLESIDNRLMEDEGSADLREQRVSLLKEMSDLDHLDQLDLVQKAKIQSGIEGDENSKFFHGLLNRKRRQIGIRGLMIDGVWVDNLAKVKEGFHNYFQSLFKKNSSRRPVTDGALFSTLSQTQVDYLQSPFSCEEIKKAVWDCGSNKARGPDGFTFGFLKRYWDLVATDVEAFVHHFFHHSIIPKGCNASFFTIIPKVRDPKTPKDFRPNPLAL, encoded by the exons ATGGCTAGATCTTTTTGGGGTAATTCTTCCTTTATGCATGCTTTTTCTCCCTCCCATGGAGCTTCTGGGGGTATTCTGGTAATTTGGGATGTGGATTTGATTTCACAAAATCGTGTTTCCATTCATGATGGATTTGTTGCTATAGAAGCGGTTTGGGTTCGTTCGG GGAGTGGAACTCCAATCACCGTGTTATGGCGGGTAGTAAAAAGGAAAAATCTACAAGATTTATTAGAGTCTATTGATAATAGGctcatggaagatgaaggctctGCTGACTTGAGAGAACAAAGAGTTTCTTTATTGAAGGAGATGTCTGATCTTGACCATCTTGATCAACTTGATCTCGTTCAAAAAGCTAAAATTCAATCGGGCATCGAAGGGGATGAGAACTCTAAATTTTTCCATGGTTTGCTTAACCGTAAAAGGCGACAAATTGGCATTCGTGGTTTGATGATCGATGGTGTGTGGGTGGATAATCTGGCCAAGGTTAAAGAAGGATTTCACAATTATTTTCAGTCTTTATTTAAGAAGAACTCTTCAAGAAGACCGGTAACAGACGGTGCTCTCTTTAGTACTCTATCCCAAACGCAGGTTGATTATTTGCAGTCTCCTTTTTCCTGCGAGGAGATAAAAAAGGCTGTTTGGGACTGTGGTTCCAATAAAGCCCGTGGCCCTGATGGGTTTACTTTCGGATTTTTAAAAAGATATTGGGACCTCGTTGCAACTGATGTTGAGGCTTTTGTTCACCATTTTTTCCACCATTCTATCATTCCCAAGGGGTGCAATGCTTCGTTTTTCACTATTATTCCAAAAGTGAGAGATCctaaaactccaaaagattttagACCCAACCCATTAGCCTTATAG